In one Catenovulum adriaticum genomic region, the following are encoded:
- a CDS encoding BlaI/MecI/CopY family transcriptional regulator — protein sequence MKNLGKGLSQWFGNRRQQTQVPTLGAREIEVLQILWQQGELSAQQVLDYIETEKISLSTMQSTLERLHRKTLLNRKKSGRYFLYTASVSQSSIISSLLQDIASQISDGDMAPMISGFMEFVAGESPESLKQVQQSLSAENKPKGK from the coding sequence ATGAAAAATTTGGGTAAGGGGCTCAGTCAGTGGTTTGGCAATCGTCGCCAACAAACACAGGTGCCAACCTTAGGCGCACGCGAAATCGAAGTTTTACAAATATTATGGCAACAGGGTGAGTTGTCGGCTCAACAAGTATTAGATTATATTGAAACTGAAAAGATTAGTTTGAGTACTATGCAAAGCACACTTGAACGTTTGCACCGTAAAACTTTATTAAACCGTAAAAAATCAGGCCGTTATTTTTTATACACTGCAAGCGTGTCGCAAAGCTCAATTATTAGCAGTTTATTACAAGATATAGCCAGTCAAATAAGCGATGGTGATATGGCACCTATGATTTCTGGTTTTATGGAATTTGTGGCTGGCGAATCTCCCGAGTCATTAAAGCAGGTTCAGCAAAGTTTAAGTGCTGAGAATAAGCCTAAAGGAAAATAA
- a CDS encoding TonB-dependent receptor has protein sequence MKKLSVILLSTLTAPAFADVPEKEVIEIEGRKMNLIGEAISASQGIVGKQEIELRPMLRTGDVLEFVPGMVVTQHSGTGKANQYFLRGFNLDHGTDFSTSIDGMPINMRTHGHGQGYTDLNFIIPETIEKLSYKKGGYYADVGDFSGAGSAQMFTSSQVDNGEAEITLGENNFLRLLAMDSSELANGHILAAVEYNENEGPWSDIDEDLSKTNLLVKYAQPLADGQLSFSFMGYDNSWNSADQIPSRAVEQDLISELGSLDNSLGGESSRYSLNVDWQNKHWHASAYAIQYDMKLWSNFTYFLEDEDNGDQFEQVDKRNIFGGQLHFIEHSKIAGLDMSNKIGAEIRYDDIDEVGLYHTQQRNRLGVVRKDAVKELSTAVYWENRISWSDNLRSVFGARADYYDFEVKDLAGTNQNGVDLSANSGEQDDSLASFKGSLIYTLSDDWETYLSAGQGFHSNDARGTTIQVDPSDASAVSQVDPLVRSFGYEAGLRGFITEKLNTSVALWSLELDSELLFVGDAGNTEASRGSERKGLEITTYYYFSEQLSADFEYAYTDAEFSQNAPEGNHIPGAIEHVLQAGLNAKFDNGLFGSVRLRHFGERPLNEDASVYSGSSSIMNLRAGYAYDKWTFVADILNLTDSQDHDIDYLYESKLAGENTAVEDIHYHVFEPRQVRFSVSYQL, from the coding sequence ATGAAAAAGCTCTCAGTGATTTTATTAAGTACGCTTACAGCTCCCGCTTTTGCTGATGTACCAGAAAAAGAAGTGATTGAAATAGAAGGCCGAAAAATGAACCTAATTGGCGAAGCTATATCTGCGTCACAAGGGATTGTCGGTAAACAAGAAATTGAACTTAGACCTATGTTAAGAACCGGCGATGTACTTGAGTTTGTGCCCGGCATGGTGGTAACTCAACACAGCGGAACCGGCAAAGCAAATCAATATTTTTTACGTGGGTTTAACTTAGATCATGGTACCGATTTTTCTACGTCTATCGACGGTATGCCGATTAATATGCGAACCCACGGGCATGGTCAAGGTTATACAGATTTAAATTTTATTATTCCGGAAACCATTGAAAAACTCAGCTATAAAAAAGGCGGTTATTACGCCGATGTAGGTGACTTTAGCGGGGCTGGTAGCGCTCAAATGTTTACATCTAGCCAAGTCGATAATGGAGAAGCTGAAATTACTTTAGGTGAAAACAACTTCCTTAGACTGCTTGCAATGGATAGCTCAGAACTTGCCAATGGCCATATTTTAGCAGCCGTTGAATACAATGAAAACGAAGGGCCTTGGTCTGATATAGATGAAGATTTAAGCAAAACTAACTTGTTAGTTAAATATGCCCAACCTTTGGCTGACGGACAACTCAGTTTTAGTTTTATGGGTTACGATAACAGCTGGAACAGTGCAGACCAAATTCCCTCTCGCGCGGTTGAACAAGATTTAATTAGTGAGTTAGGCTCGCTGGATAACTCACTAGGCGGTGAATCCAGCCGCTATAGTTTAAATGTAGACTGGCAAAATAAACACTGGCACGCGAGTGCTTATGCAATCCAGTACGATATGAAACTCTGGTCAAATTTTACTTACTTTTTAGAAGATGAGGATAACGGTGATCAGTTTGAGCAAGTAGACAAACGAAATATTTTTGGTGGTCAACTTCATTTTATTGAGCACAGTAAAATTGCAGGGCTAGATATGAGCAATAAAATTGGCGCTGAGATCAGATACGATGATATCGACGAAGTTGGCTTATACCACACTCAACAACGCAATCGATTAGGCGTAGTACGCAAAGACGCAGTAAAAGAGCTAAGTACGGCGGTGTACTGGGAAAACCGTATTAGCTGGAGTGATAATTTACGCTCTGTTTTTGGTGCCCGTGCTGATTATTATGATTTTGAAGTGAAAGATTTAGCCGGAACCAACCAAAACGGTGTCGATTTATCAGCAAATAGTGGTGAGCAAGATGATAGCTTGGCCTCGTTTAAAGGTAGTTTGATTTACACCTTATCAGATGACTGGGAAACCTATTTATCAGCCGGACAAGGCTTTCATTCAAATGATGCGCGTGGCACTACGATTCAGGTTGATCCAAGTGATGCCAGTGCGGTTTCACAAGTTGATCCTTTAGTGCGCTCGTTTGGCTACGAAGCCGGTTTACGGGGTTTTATTACTGAAAAATTAAATACCTCAGTGGCGCTTTGGTCACTGGAATTAGACAGCGAGCTTTTATTTGTGGGTGATGCCGGTAATACCGAAGCGAGCCGAGGCTCTGAAAGAAAAGGGCTAGAGATCACCACTTACTATTATTTTTCAGAACAATTGAGCGCTGACTTTGAGTATGCTTACACGGATGCTGAATTTTCACAAAATGCACCTGAAGGAAATCATATTCCTGGTGCTATTGAGCATGTTTTACAAGCCGGTTTAAATGCTAAATTTGATAATGGTTTATTTGGCAGCGTGCGTTTGCGACACTTTGGCGAGCGTCCACTAAACGAAGACGCATCAGTTTATTCTGGCAGCAGTTCAATTATGAATTTACGAGCGGGTTACGCTTATGATAAATGGACATTTGTCGCAGATATATTAAACCTAACCGACAGTCAGGATCATGATATTGATTATTTATATGAATCAAAACTGGCCGGAGAAAATACAGCAG